In Chelmon rostratus isolate fCheRos1 chromosome 21, fCheRos1.pri, whole genome shotgun sequence, the genomic window TTGCGTTTCCATACTTGTGGTCGGAGAATTTGAATGGTAAAAATCTGAGGATCCGATGGGAAACAATGAATAAGCAGATCAGGCGACTGTGAAGTGGTTTTGATAATCTGTGGAGGCTGGAGAGGCGCTGAGGGTCGCATCTGCAGCCTCACTCTGAGCGCACAGCAGCCGGGATACTGGACGATCTGAGCGCGTCTCCCGCAGGCTGGGCTCGTTTTCTGGGAGGAAAGGaggattttctttcttcaagGCTGCGTGTTAGAAACACAAGCGGAGTTCAGCTGACAGAAGAGGACAGGGGACAGATTCATGAGGTGAAGCTGAGACGGGCATGGCACCGACGGCGTGAGCCTGGATATCCATGGAGAGTTTTTATAACGAGAGCCAAAACCAAGACCAGGATCACCGAGTCCACCTGGATCAGCACCAGGTGGTCACAGCGGGGGCGGACAGCCCCGGGCAAGGTGGAGGTCTCAGTCTAAGGGCGCTAACTGGCTGCGTCCTGTGCGTTCTGATCGTTTCCACCCTGCTGGGTAACACTCTGGTGTGCGCCGCGGTCATCAAATTCCGCCACCTGCGCTCCAAAGTGACCAACTCCTTCGTAATCTCTCTGGCGGTGTCCGACCTGTTCGTGGCCGTGCTGGTGATGCCCTGGAGGGCGGTGTCCGAAGTCGCCGGCATCTGGCTCTTCGGCCGCTTCTGTGACACCTGGGTCGCTTTCGACATCATGTGCTCCACCGCGTCCATCCTCAACCTGTGCATCATCAGCATGGACCGGTACTGGGCCATCTCCAGCCCGTTCAAGTACGAGCGCAAAATGACACGCAGGTTCGCCTTCCTGATGATCGGCGTCGCCTGGactctctccatcctcatctCTTTCATTCCCGTGCAGCTCAACTGGCACCGCGCGGACGCCGACAACACGACGGCGGACAACCCGGACGACTGCAACGCCAGCCTGAACCGGACCTATGCTATCTCCTCGTCCCTCATAAGCTTCTACATTCCCGTGGTGATCATGGTGGGAACGTACACGCGCATTTTCCGCATCGCGCAAACCCAAATCAGGCGGATCTCGTCTTTGGAGAGGGCGGCAGGGCCCCGTGCGCAAAAACAACGCCACCGTGCGTCAACGCACGACGAAAGCTCGCTGAAAACGTCTTTTAAGAGAGAAACGAAAGTTTTAAAGACTCTGTCCATCATCATGGGAGTGTTCGTGTTCTGCTGGCTGCCGTTTTTCGTCCTGAACTGTGTGGTGCCTTTCTGCGACTTGGACAAACTCAGAGAGCCGCCGTGCGTCAGCGACACCACCTTCAGCATCTTCGTGTGGTTCGGCTGGGCGAACTCATCCCTGAACCCGGTCATTTACGCTTTCAACGCCGACTTCAGGAAGGCTTTCTCCACCATCCTGGGCTGTAATAAATACTGCTCCACCTCCACGGTTGAGGCCGTGGACTTCAGCAACGAGCTGGTGTCCTATCACCACGACACCACCATGCAGAAGGAGGCCTGCGCCATGCCGGGCCCCGGGGCGCAGAGACTCATGGCACCGCCGGCGCCGCACACAGGAGGAAATCTGGAGCAGAACTTTGACAaagtttcagtcatttctgatgATTCCCGTAATCACAGCAACTTACTGCTGCCCGCCATCCTGCAGTATGAATGCGAGGCGGAGATTTCTTTGGACATGATGCCCTTCAACTCCTCCGGACCCACCGACTGTTATCTTATTCCGGGTCAAATCCACGACCTGTGAGCACcctgcagctctgaaacaaTAGATGCGCTAAATGGCTTGCATGCAGTTAAAGTGCTGCAGTTGGACGTCAGTATTTGCTAACAATCTGTAGTTAACATGATGCACATTTTAACTTTATGTTGGAAATTTTTACATCAGCTCAACAAAGTGAGGTTCAGGTTTGAAATTCAGGGTTTAAACTGCATCAAATATTTTATTCCTGTTTAAAACTTCAATATGTGTCCAAcatgcagcagtttttttttctcctcactgaCTGTTAATGATATGAGGGTCATGTACTGGATTTTGGTTCAGAAGTTATTAAAGCATTTCATGCTGTAAACCACGACTGTTGTAATGACTTTATACAGATTTACCACAAATCAGTCAACAAACAAAGTTtgttgctgctgaaaatagtccttAATGCATGCAGcattcctcctgtttgttgaATGAAAACTagtgtgagcagctgtttgaaccGTTTTGAAACATGAAACTGTATTTGTGAGGTGTAGATTTTGTCGTCAGTGGGAACCAATGGGCTTTGAGCTGCGAGCAGCGGACAGGAAGTCGGACGGGATTAAGAGACGAACTCACATGttgttagctttgtttttg contains:
- the LOC121625015 gene encoding D(5)-like dopamine receptor; this translates as MESFYNESQNQDQDHRVHLDQHQVVTAGADSPGQGGGLSLRALTGCVLCVLIVSTLLGNTLVCAAVIKFRHLRSKVTNSFVISLAVSDLFVAVLVMPWRAVSEVAGIWLFGRFCDTWVAFDIMCSTASILNLCIISMDRYWAISSPFKYERKMTRRFAFLMIGVAWTLSILISFIPVQLNWHRADADNTTADNPDDCNASLNRTYAISSSLISFYIPVVIMVGTYTRIFRIAQTQIRRISSLERAAGPRAQKQRHRASTHDESSLKTSFKRETKVLKTLSIIMGVFVFCWLPFFVLNCVVPFCDLDKLREPPCVSDTTFSIFVWFGWANSSLNPVIYAFNADFRKAFSTILGCNKYCSTSTVEAVDFSNELVSYHHDTTMQKEACAMPGPGAQRLMAPPAPHTGGNLEQNFDKVSVISDDSRNHSNLLLPAILQYECEAEISLDMMPFNSSGPTDCYLIPGQIHDL